The following proteins are co-located in the [Chlorobium] sp. 445 genome:
- a CDS encoding polyphenol oxidoreductase has protein sequence MIHLTWVCRLGISKSVCCAIEKFFYAALDIPPARVALAHQTHSDHILRVDEPGRYSDFDALMTNRRNLFIAISVADCTPILIYDRTHKAVAAVHSGWRGTAQHILYKTLLAMQEAFGTTAKDCYAYIGACISADVYAVDADVARHFEPVFTVYDSAARKFFLDLKAANLHQLHQFGLCDEQIEVSPHCTYREREHFFSYRRAVHETNGKTGRMQALIGLR, from the coding sequence TTGATTCACTTAACTTGGGTTTGTCGTCTGGGGATCAGCAAGAGTGTGTGCTGCGCAATCGAGAAATTTTTTTATGCTGCGCTTGATATTCCCCCAGCACGTGTTGCGCTTGCGCACCAAACACACAGCGATCACATCTTGCGCGTCGATGAACCCGGTCGGTATAGCGATTTTGATGCTCTTATGACGAATCGCCGAAATCTGTTCATTGCTATCTCTGTGGCAGATTGCACCCCAATTTTGATTTACGACCGCACGCATAAGGCAGTAGCCGCTGTGCATTCAGGCTGGCGTGGCACTGCGCAACATATTCTCTACAAAACGTTACTTGCTATGCAGGAAGCCTTTGGCACAACGGCGAAAGATTGTTATGCCTATATCGGCGCATGCATCAGCGCTGATGTGTATGCTGTAGATGCTGACGTGGCACGGCACTTTGAGCCTGTATTCACCGTCTATGATAGCGCTGCGCGCAAGTTTTTCTTAGACTTGAAAGCCGCAAATCTTCATCAACTGCATCAATTTGGACTCTGCGATGAGCAAATCGAAGTCTCTCCGCATTGCACCTATCGTGAGCGTGAGCACTTCTTTTCATATCGACGCGCCGTACACGAAACCAACGGAAAGACAGGACGCATGCAGGCGCTTATTGGGTTGCGATAG
- a CDS encoding aminoacyl-tRNA hydrolase, whose translation MKLIVGLGNPEPRYDGTRHNIGFAILDALAKELGVVFHAGKGEFLYAKAVYRSVDVLLQKPLTYMNLSGRAVHDLMHFYKVSIRDVLVVCDDLNLPLGTIRLRAKGSDGGQNGLKNIIAELGRSDFARLRFGIGSPPYKGDAANYVLSRFLPAEQPIVDTAIAYSVRACLSFLEHGIELTMTRFNRRDSTTPARNSPQDTDTEKRSTSSQMP comes from the coding sequence ATGAAACTTATTGTTGGACTAGGTAACCCTGAGCCACGCTACGACGGCACACGCCACAACATTGGATTTGCCATTCTCGACGCACTTGCAAAAGAACTCGGTGTTGTATTCCATGCTGGCAAGGGCGAATTCCTTTACGCTAAAGCAGTGTATCGTAGTGTAGATGTGCTACTTCAAAAACCGCTGACCTACATGAATCTCTCTGGCAGAGCCGTGCACGATCTCATGCACTTCTACAAAGTTAGTATCCGTGATGTGCTCGTCGTCTGCGATGATTTGAACTTGCCGCTTGGCACAATTCGCTTGCGTGCCAAAGGCTCGGATGGTGGGCAGAACGGTTTGAAGAATATCATTGCCGAACTTGGGCGCAGCGATTTTGCACGCTTGCGCTTCGGAATCGGCAGTCCACCCTACAAAGGTGATGCCGCAAACTATGTGCTCTCCAGATTTCTTCCTGCTGAGCAGCCGATTGTAGACACTGCAATTGCATACAGCGTCAGAGCCTGCTTATCATTTTTGGAGCACGGTATTGAACTTACTATGACGCGCTTCAACCGCAGAGATAGCACAACTCCTGCAAGAAACTCTCCTCAAGACACAGATACGGAAAAGCGCAGCACATCATCACAGATGCCATAG
- a CDS encoding aldehyde dehydrogenase (catalyzes the oxidation of acetaldehyde, benzaldehyde, propionaldehyde and other aldehydes), with protein sequence MLVEEAVKASKIHPKPKFKEQYENFIGGKWTPPVKGQYFENFSPVDGSFISRVARSTKEDIDLALDAAHKAFPKWS encoded by the coding sequence ATGCTTGTCGAAGAAGCGGTCAAGGCTTCCAAGATTCATCCGAAGCCAAAGTTCAAAGAGCAATACGAAAACTTTATCGGTGGCAAATGGACACCGCCTGTCAAAGGTCAGTACTTTGAAAACTTCTCGCCTGTTGATGGCTCATTCATTTCGCGTGTAGCACGCTCTACGAAAGAAGACATCGATCTTGCACTCGACGCCGCACACAAAGCCTTCCCGAAATGGTCG